Part of the Burkholderia humptydooensis genome, GTCGGTGATGAAGCCGAGCCGGCCGTGGTTGATGCCGATGAGCGGCGTCCTGTACGGCGCGAGCTGGCGGCCGATGCCGAGCATCGTGCCGTCGCCGCCCAGCACGACCGCGACGTCGGCGCGCGCGCCGATCTCCGCGGGCGTGAGCGCGGGATAGCCGGCGCTGCCGATCGCCTGCGCGGTATCCGCCTCGAACACGACTTCGAAGCCGCGCTTCGCGATGCACGCGGCGAGCGATGCGAGCGGCTCGGCGATGCCGGGCGTGTTGCTGCGCCCGACGAGCGCGACGGTATGGAATTGGTGGCCGATTTTCATGCCGGCATTACACCATAGCTCGATGACGAAAAGAACCGCCCGCCGGCGGCCGGCCGGCAAAACAGGCGCGGGGCGGCGCGGCGCGCAAGCGGCGCTCGCGGGGGCCGCCCGGTTGCGCTAAAATTTTCCATCATGTTAGATCCACGCGCACGAACCCTCCTCAAGACGCTGATCGAGCGGTATATCGCCGACGGTCAGCCGGTCGGGTCGCGCACGTTGTCCCGTTATTCCGGGCTCGAGCTGAGCCCGGCGACGATCCGCAACGTGATGTCCGACCTGGAGGAGCTCGGCCTCGTGTCGAGCCCCCACACGTCGGCGGGGCGGGTGCCGACGCCGCGCGGCTATCGCCTGTTCGTCGACACGATGCTGACCGTCGAGTCGCCGATCGATTCCGACGCCGTCACGCGGCTCGTGCAGACCACGCTGCAGGCGGGCGAGCCGCAGCAGAAGGTCGTCGCGGCCGCGGCGAGCGTGCTGTCGAACCTGTCGCAGTTCGCGGGCGTCGTGCTGACGCCGCGCCGCAGCCACGTGTTCAAGCAGATCGAGTTCCTGCGCCTGTCCGACAAGCGAATCCTCCTCATCATCGTGACGCCCGAAGGCGACGTGCAGAACCGCATGATCGCGACGCAGCGCGACTACTCGCCCGCGCAGCTCACCGAGGCGTCGAACTACATCAACGCGCACTTCGCCGGCCTGTCGTTCGACGAGGTGCGCCGCCGGCTGCGCGAGGAAATCGACCAACTGCGCGGCGACATGACGGCGCTGATGCACGCGGCCGTCACGGCGAGCACCGAGGAGCCCGACGACGAGGAGACCGTGCTGATCTCCGGCGAGCGCAACCTGCTCGAAGTGGCGGATCTGTCGTCCGACATGGCGCGCCTGCGCAAGCTGTTCGACGTGTTCGACCAGAAGACGAGCCTGCTGCAACTGCTCGACGTGTCGAGCCACGCGCAAGGCGTGCAGATCTTCATCGGCGGCGAATCGACGCTCGTGCCGATCGACGAGATGAGCGTCGTGACCGCGCCGTACGAGGTCAACGGCCAGATCGTCGGCACGCTCGGCGTGATTGGCCCGACGCGGATGGCGTACAACCGCGTGATTCCGATCGTCGACATCACCGCGCGCCTCCTGTCGTTGACGCTCAGTCAGCAGTAACCGGTTCCGTCCGCCTTTCATCGCCGTTTCTTCATACTTTTCTTCACGCTTTTGCGGCGTCGGACGCCGTTTTTTCCCGCTCGAATCCGTCATCGGCATCGTGCCGCTCCACCGGGCGCCGCGCAATCGGCCGGACGGCCGACTGGTGGCGCCGGGCCGCCCCGCTATAATGAGTGACGTTCGATTCGGTGCCCCGGCACGCTCTTTCCATGCGTTTTGACCTCGAACCGCCGTCGCACGCGTCGGCCGCCCACCGCGTCGCCGTGCTGCTCGTCAATCTCGGCACGCCCGACGAGCCGACGCCGCGCGCGGTGCGCCGCTATCTTGCGCAGTTCCTGTCCGACCCGCGCGTCGTCGAGATCCCGCAGTTCGTCTGGCAGTTGATCCTGCGCACGCTGATCCTGCCGCTGCGCAGCCGCGCGTCCGCGAAGAAGTACGCGGCCGTCTGGCTGCCCGAGGGCTCGCCGCTGCGCGTCCATACGGAGCGCCAGGTCGAGAGCGTGAAGCCGCTGTTCGCGGCGAACGGCTACCGGGTGATCGTCGACTACGCGATGCGCTACGGCACGCCGAGCATCGCCGACATGCTCGCGCAACTGAAGCGCGCGGGCGCCGAGCGCGTGCTGCTGCTGCCGATGTACCCGCAATATTCGTCGTCGACCACGGCCACCGCGTTCGATGCGGCGTTCGCCGCGCTCGGCCGGATGCGCAACCAGCCGGAGGTGCGCACGGTGCGCCACTACGCGGATCACCCGGCCTATGTCCACGCGCTCGCCGAGCAGGTCCGCCAGTATTGGGCGGCGCACGGCCGGCCGGCATTCGAGTCGGGCGACAAGCTCGTGCTGAGCTTTCACGGCGTGCCGAAGCGCACGCTCGATCTCGGCGATCCTTACCACGATCAATGCCAGCAGACGGCCGCGCTCTTGATGTCCGCGCTCGGCCTGACGACGTTCGAGTGCCGGGTCACGTTCCAGTCGCGCTTCGGCAAGGCCGAGTGGCTGCAGCCTTATACGGCGCCGACCCTCAAGGAGCTCGGCACGGCGGGCGTGCGGCGCGCGGACGTGTTCTGCCCCGGCTTCACCGCCGACTGCCTCGAGACGATCGAGGAGATCGGAATCGAGGGGCGCGACGAGTTCCTGCACGGCGGCGGCAAGGAGTTCCACCGGATTCCGTGCCTGAACGCGTCGCCCGCGTGGATCGCGGCGCTCGGCGAGATCGCCGCCGAAAACCTGCAAGGCTGGCCGGTGCGCGTCGCGACGGCGCCGGAAGCCGTGACCTGATTGCCATGAATTTCAAGATTTCGACTGCACCCGGCGCGCGGCTGCGCATCGACAAGTGGCTCTGGGCCGCGCGCTTTTTCAAGACCCGCTCGCTCGCGGCCGACGCCGTCGAGAAAGGGCGGGTGAAGATCGGCGGCGCGGCCGTCAAGCCGGCGAAGGAAGTGCGCGTCGGCGACCGGGTCGACGTGACGATCGAGCATGTCGTCTGGGAAGTCGACGTGCTCGGCGTGTGCGACGTGCGCGGGCCGGCGAGCGTCGCGCAGACGCTCTACGCGGAGACGGAAGCGGGGCGGGCGAAGCGCGTTGCCGAGCTCGAGCGGCGCCGGCATTTCCGGGAGCCGTCGGCCGAACTGCACGGGCGGCCGACGAAGCGGGACCGCCGGATCATCGACAGATTTTCGAATGGGGGCTGAACAGTTGATCGAACGTCGCGCGAGCGCCGCCGTATTCCGTCGTGCGTTCGGTGACGGCGCCAGATAGGCAGATGGTTGTCGTGCCGGCGATGAGTACCAGCGCGACTGCCGAAATAGCGAAGGTCAGTTTCACGGTACTCCCCCTCGAGAAGACGGGTGAAAGGGCCTTGGGTCCGGTGTCGGGCGCTGTCGGGGCAGGGTATACGCGGTTCCCGACGCGCTTGTCGCAAGTGTAGTTCAGTGGACTGTTGCGATCCAGCGAACGGTCGGTAAGGGTTGTTACAGGCCGTTTCGGCCCGAATCCGGGCTTGTCGCCCGCCGTGCACCGCATCGCGGCGCGACGCCGCCGGCAGGGGCGCGGCGGCGCCGGAATCCCCTCTTGAAATCACTGCCCGAGGCCCCATTTGCACCGATATTGTGCGGCGCCGGCCGTTTGCGCGAACAGGCGCGAAACCGGCTGCCGTTTTGGCTTTAACCTCTAAATCGACTTTCTAGCGATATGGAAAACACGCAAGAGAACCCGACTGACCAAACGACTGAGGAAACCGGTCGCGAGGCGCAGGCCGCGGAAAACGCGGCGCCGGCTGCCGAAGCCGCGCTCGCCGAGGCTCAAGCCAAGATCGCCGAGCTGCAGGAGAGCTTCCTGCGCGCGAAGGCGGAAACCGAGAACGTGCGCCGCCGCGCGCAGGAAGACGTCGCGAAGGCGCACAAGTTCGCGATCGAGAATTTCGCCGAACACCTGCTGCCCGTGCTCGACAGCCTAGAGGCGGCGGTGGGCGACACGTCCGGCGATCTCGCGAAGGTCCGCGAGGGCGTCGAGCTGACGCTGCGCCAATTGACGAGCGCGCTCGAGAAGGGCCGCGTCGCGGCGCTCAATCCGGTCGGCGAGAAGTTCGATCCGCACCTGCACCAGGCGATCTCGATGGTGCCGGCCGACCAGGAGCCGAACACGGTCGTCGCCGTATTGCAGAAGGGCTACACGATCGCCGACCGCGTGCTGCGCCCGGCGCTTGTGACGGTCTCGCAGCCGAAGTAAGGGGCGGCGGCGATAGCGGGCACGGGCGTCGACGCGACCGCGTTCGCGGCGTTCGACATGCAGGAGCTGGACGCCGCGAACCTCGACGCCGGGCTCGCGCTCGCGCGCCGCTGTGGACGAAGCGGGCCGCCCGGCCGATTGAAAAAATTTAATGGCCGCATCGCTTTCAGGGTCTTGAAAACGATGCGGCCGCACTCATTTCGAGTGCAGAGTCGAATCTGGCGCGGCCAGGCGGGCAGCCACCCGCCGATGCCGCAGCGAACAAGGATTTCTGGAGATTAGGAAAAAATGGGAAAGATCATCGGTATTGACCTCGGCACCACGAACTCGTGCGTTGCGATCATGGAAGGCAACCAGGTCAAGGTCATCGAGAACTCGGAAGGCGCACGCACGACGCCGTCGATCATCGCGTACATGGACGACAACGAAGTGCTCGTCGGCGCGCCTGCCAAGCGTCAATCGGTGACGAACCCGAAGAACACGCTCTTCGCGGTCAAGCGCCTGATCGGCCGCCGCTTCGAAGAGAAGGAAGTGCAGAAGGACATCGGCCTGATGCCGTACTCGATCATCAAGGCGGATAACGGCGACGCATGGGTCCAAGCGCACGGCGAGAAGCTCGCGCCGCCGCAAGTGTCGGCCGAAGTGCTGCGCAAGATGAAGAAAACCGCTGAGGATTACCTCGGCGAGCCGGTCACGGAAGCCGTGATCACGGTGCCGGCGTACTTCAACGACAGCCAGCGCCAGGCGACGAAGGACGCGGGCCGCATCGCCGGCCTCGAAGTCAAGCGGATCATCAACGAGCCGACGGCCGCCGCGCTCGCGTTCGGCCTCGACAAGGCCGAGAAGGGCGACCGCAAGATCGCCGTGTATGACCTCGGCGGCGGCACGTTCGACGTGTCGATCATCGAGATCGCGGATGTCGACGGCGAGATGCAGTTCGAAGTGCTGTCGACGAACGGCGACACGTTCCTCGGCGGCGAGGACTTCGACCAGCGCATCATCGATTACATCATCGGCGAGTTCAAGAAGGAGCAGGGCGTCGACCTCTCGAAGGACGTGCTCGCGCTGCAGCGCCTGAAGGAAGCCGCCGAAAAGGCGAAGATCGAGCTTTCGTCGAGCCAGCAGACCGAAATCAACCTGCCGTACATCACGGCCGACGCGTCGGGCCCGAAGCACCTGAACCTGAAGGTCACGCGCGCGAAGCTCGAGGCGCTCGTCGAGGAGCTCGTCGAGCGCACGATCGAGCCG contains:
- the grpE gene encoding nucleotide exchange factor GrpE — translated: MENTQENPTDQTTEETGREAQAAENAAPAAEAALAEAQAKIAELQESFLRAKAETENVRRRAQEDVAKAHKFAIENFAEHLLPVLDSLEAAVGDTSGDLAKVREGVELTLRQLTSALEKGRVAALNPVGEKFDPHLHQAISMVPADQEPNTVVAVLQKGYTIADRVLRPALVTVSQPK
- a CDS encoding RNA-binding S4 domain-containing protein: MNFKISTAPGARLRIDKWLWAARFFKTRSLAADAVEKGRVKIGGAAVKPAKEVRVGDRVDVTIEHVVWEVDVLGVCDVRGPASVAQTLYAETEAGRAKRVAELERRRHFREPSAELHGRPTKRDRRIIDRFSNGG
- the hrcA gene encoding heat-inducible transcriptional repressor HrcA; protein product: MLDPRARTLLKTLIERYIADGQPVGSRTLSRYSGLELSPATIRNVMSDLEELGLVSSPHTSAGRVPTPRGYRLFVDTMLTVESPIDSDAVTRLVQTTLQAGEPQQKVVAAAASVLSNLSQFAGVVLTPRRSHVFKQIEFLRLSDKRILLIIVTPEGDVQNRMIATQRDYSPAQLTEASNYINAHFAGLSFDEVRRRLREEIDQLRGDMTALMHAAVTASTEEPDDEETVLISGERNLLEVADLSSDMARLRKLFDVFDQKTSLLQLLDVSSHAQGVQIFIGGESTLVPIDEMSVVTAPYEVNGQIVGTLGVIGPTRMAYNRVIPIVDITARLLSLTLSQQ
- the hemH gene encoding ferrochelatase — translated: MRFDLEPPSHASAAHRVAVLLVNLGTPDEPTPRAVRRYLAQFLSDPRVVEIPQFVWQLILRTLILPLRSRASAKKYAAVWLPEGSPLRVHTERQVESVKPLFAANGYRVIVDYAMRYGTPSIADMLAQLKRAGAERVLLLPMYPQYSSSTTATAFDAAFAALGRMRNQPEVRTVRHYADHPAYVHALAEQVRQYWAAHGRPAFESGDKLVLSFHGVPKRTLDLGDPYHDQCQQTAALLMSALGLTTFECRVTFQSRFGKAEWLQPYTAPTLKELGTAGVRRADVFCPGFTADCLETIEEIGIEGRDEFLHGGGKEFHRIPCLNASPAWIAALGEIAAENLQGWPVRVATAPEAVT